Below is a genomic region from Acidobacteriota bacterium.
TGGGCGCTCGCCGGGTGCCTCCTCGGCGCGACGTCGCTCGTCAGGCCCGAGTCGCTTCTCGCCGCCCCGTTCGTCGTCCTCTGGATCCGGCTCTGGGGGGGGCGGGCCGCGCCGGGGGCGAAGGGAACCTCGTGGCGGATCGCCGCCCTCGCGCTCCTCGCCGGGTGGGCGATCCCGATCCTCCCCGTCACGCTCCACAACGCGGCCCACGGGGGAGGGTCGACGCTGATCTCGTCGCAGGGAGGGATTACCTTCTACCAGTCGAACAACCCGCGGGCGCGCGGCCTCTACGTCTTCCTCTCGAAGGAAGGGTTCAGCGGGGCCCCCGAGAGGCAGGCCGAAGAGGAGAAGGGGATCGCCGAGAAGGCTCTTGGCCGGCCGCTGACGCGCTCCGAGGTGTCCTCTTACTGGTTTTCGAAGGGGCTCGCGTTCGTGCGCTCCGATCCGGGACGATTCGCCTGGCTGGTCGGGATGAAGTTCCTCCGGTTCATCGGGTCGTACGAGTACTCGACCGAGTACATCCTCTACGTCGAGCGGGAGCAGGTGTGGCTGCTCTGGCTTCCCTTCGTCCCCTTCGCGCTCCTGGTGGCGCTCGCGGCGCCGGCGATCGCCCGGGCGCTCGGCGCCGCGTCGTGGAAGGCGACGATCGCCGGCGGCGCGCTGGGGCCGGGCGCGTTGAACCCGGCCGGCTGGCTTCTCCTCATCGCCCTCGCCTCGAACCTCGCGACCGTGCTCATGTTCTACGTGTCGTCGCGCTACCGCCTTCCCTCCGCCCCGTCGCTGATCGCCTTCGCAGCCTGCACCGTCGTCGCCGGCTGGGACGCGTGGCGCGGCGGGCGGCGCGGCGCGGCGGGCGCTCTCGCCGGAATCGTCGCGGCGGTGTTCCTCCTCGCGCACTTCGAGAGGGACGACAGCGCCACGATCCAGGAGGCGAACGTCCACTACAACTCGGGTAACATCTGGGCCGGGAGGAAGGAGCCCGAGCGCGCCGTCGCGGAGTACCGCCGCGCGCTGTCGATGGACGACTCGCGGTACGAGACGTGGTTCAATCTGGGGAACAGCCTCAGGGATCTGGGGCGGCCGCAGGAGGCCGCCGACGCGTACGGGCGGGCCGCGGGGCGGCGCCCGCAGTTCTGGAACGCGCACCTGCGCCGCGCTCAGGCGCTCGAGGCCGCCTCCGACTGGGCGGGAGCGAAGGAGTCCTACGAGAAGGCGGCGGCGCTGCACGACGGGGAGTTCGACGTGGAGCTGGGGCTGGGGCGCGTCGCCGCGCGGATGGGGGATCGCGCGACGGCGCTGCGGCACCTCGATCGCGCCCTCCAGATCCGCCCCGGAAATCCAGCGGCGGCGGCCGAACGCGGCAAGCTCTGACAACGCTCGAAGGGAGGTCGTGACGTGAACGCTCTCGACATCGCTCTCCTGGTCGTCGTGGCGGCCTTCATCGTGTACGGCGCCTTCAAGGGGCTCGTCCGGCTGGTCCTGGGCTCCGTCGCGATCGCCATCGGATTCGGCCTGGGATGCTGGTACCACGCGCCGGTCGAGGCGGCGATCTCCGGCTGGATCCACGAGGAGCACGTCCGGCTTTTCGTCGCGTTCGGCGCCGTCTTCGTCGCCACGCTCATCGCCTTCTCGATCCTCGTCTGGTTCATCACGAAGACGCTCGAGGCGGTGCATCTCCGGTGGATCGATCGCCTCTCCGGCGCCGGGCTCGGCCTCGCGATCGCGGCGCTCCTCGCGGGGGCGGTCCTCGTCCCGCTGACCGCCTTCCTCCCGGCCGACAGCACGCTCGTCTCGGGATCGAGGATCTCCCCCTACATCGTCAGGATCTCGGCCGCGGTGAAGTCGATCGTCCCCGAGTCTCTCCGGAACCGTTACGAGGAGGCGCGAGCGCGGATGGCGGCGGCGGGGAAGGGGATGCTGCCGGGGGGCGGCGACGTGAAGCCTCTTCCCGGGGTCCCCGAGGTGCTCAAGGGTATCGAGGGGCTGAAGGGAGCGGCGGCGAAGGGGGCGGACCCGGCGAAAACCAAGGACCCCAACGGCTAGCGGCCGACCGCCTTCTCGATCTCGGCCACGACCAGCGCGAACTCCTCGGCGAGCGGACTTCCTCCCGCCTCGCGGAAGGCCTTCACCAGCTCACCGTAATTCCAGAGCGTCCCGTCCTTCCCCCCCTTGAACCGGGACCAGATGCCGTCGCCGTGCCGCCGGTAGTCCATCAGGATCGAGCGCGCGTTGTGGAGCTTGTCGGCGGCCGACACGCGGAGGACGGAGGGGGAGGCGGTCTTCAGGTGCTCGATGTACTTCGCCTTGCGCTCCCGCCACGGGGGCTTCGGAGTCGAGACCGAGTCGGAGCACCCCTCGACGATCGCCCCGACGCGCTCGCCGAAGCGCGCGCGGATCTCCTCGAGGGTCTTCATCCCCCCCTGGTCCTCGACCGCGTCGTGCAACAGCGCGGCGATCGCCTCCTCCTCGTCGCCGCCGTCCTCGAGGACGAGCGCGGCGACCGAGAGAAGGTGCGAGAGGTAGGGGGTCTCCGTTCCCTTGCGAAGCTGCGTTTCGTGCAGCTCCGAGGCGAAGGCGAGCGCCTCCTGGAAGCGGGCTCCGAGCTTTGGAGAGCGGGCGGACGGTGAGCTCAAGTTCTCCTTTCCATGAGGGGCGCGATCCCTCGATCCCGATCCATTCTGGAACGCGGCCGGCCCCCCCGCAACGGCGTCAGCTTCCGGGCTCCCGCTCGGAGGCGGCGAGGGTCGCCTTGATCCACCCGGCGCGCGGATGGTTCGGGTTGTGGCCGAGCGTCTCCCGGAGGTGGAACTTCATCCTCGGGATGTCGCCGAGATCGCGGTAGATCAGCGCGAGGCCGTAGTTGGCGTCGGCGAGATCGAGATCCCCCGGATGCGGGTTGGCGTCGAGGGCCGCCTCCACGACCCTGAGAGCCTCCCGGGGCCGCCCGGATCGGTGGAGCGCCTGCGCGTAGAGGAGGCCCAGCCGCAGCTGCCGCTCGTCCTGCGCTCGCGCGCGTGAGAGG
It encodes:
- a CDS encoding HD domain-containing protein gives rise to the protein MSSPSARSPKLGARFQEALAFASELHETQLRKGTETPYLSHLLSVAALVLEDGGDEEEAIAALLHDAVEDQGGMKTLEEIRARFGERVGAIVEGCSDSVSTPKPPWRERKAKYIEHLKTASPSVLRVSAADKLHNARSILMDYRRHGDGIWSRFKGGKDGTLWNYGELVKAFREAGGSPLAEEFALVVAEIEKAVGR
- a CDS encoding tetratricopeptide repeat protein yields the protein MPGPAIAEGAIAWWSLPLGIVLALAAIFRIAYFLQYRAESVFFDAPFLDAFIYDSWARRIAAGEWFPKDAFYFAPGYPYALAVFYKVIAATVGAAYALQMALGLLNIVLIRRLAALAFGSRVADVAAALAALYASFPFLESKLMSPTLSLSLLLAALTMLVGATSRGGARRWALAGCLLGATSLVRPESLLAAPFVVLWIRLWGGRAAPGAKGTSWRIAALALLAGWAIPILPVTLHNAAHGGGSTLISSQGGITFYQSNNPRARGLYVFLSKEGFSGAPERQAEEEKGIAEKALGRPLTRSEVSSYWFSKGLAFVRSDPGRFAWLVGMKFLRFIGSYEYSTEYILYVEREQVWLLWLPFVPFALLVALAAPAIARALGAASWKATIAGGALGPGALNPAGWLLLIALASNLATVLMFYVSSRYRLPSAPSLIAFAACTVVAGWDAWRGGRRGAAGALAGIVAAVFLLAHFERDDSATIQEANVHYNSGNIWAGRKEPERAVAEYRRALSMDDSRYETWFNLGNSLRDLGRPQEAADAYGRAAGRRPQFWNAHLRRAQALEAASDWAGAKESYEKAAALHDGEFDVELGLGRVAARMGDRATALRHLDRALQIRPGNPAAAAERGKL
- a CDS encoding CvpA family protein produces the protein MNALDIALLVVVAAFIVYGAFKGLVRLVLGSVAIAIGFGLGCWYHAPVEAAISGWIHEEHVRLFVAFGAVFVATLIAFSILVWFITKTLEAVHLRWIDRLSGAGLGLAIAALLAGAVLVPLTAFLPADSTLVSGSRISPYIVRISAAVKSIVPESLRNRYEEARARMAAAGKGMLPGGGDVKPLPGVPEVLKGIEGLKGAAAKGADPAKTKDPNG